A single Dunckerocampus dactyliophorus isolate RoL2022-P2 chromosome 2, RoL_Ddac_1.1, whole genome shotgun sequence DNA region contains:
- the LOC129173334 gene encoding dolichyl-diphosphooligosaccharide--protein glycosyltransferase subunit DAD1-like: MFHGHVPHSTALAPRQRLTELYQQKNSSTMSASVLSVISRFLEEYTTSTPNKLKVVDAYLLYILLTGALQFLYCLLVGTFPFNSFLSGFISCVGSFILAVCLRIQINPQNKGDFLSISPERAFADFLVAHTVLHLVVMNFIG, encoded by the exons ATGTTTCACGGACACGTCCCTCATTCTACAGCGCTAGCTCCCCGACAGCGGTTGACAGAATTataccaacaaaaaaacagctcaaCAATGTCGGCGTCGGTTCTGTCTGTAATTTCCCGGTTTCTTGAGGAATACACCACCTCGACGCCCAATAAGTTGAAAGTGGTGGATGCCTATTTGTTGTATATCCTGCTGACGGGAGCGCTTCAGTTCCTGTACTGTTTGCTTGTTGGAACGTTTCCCTTCAACAGCTTTCTATCTGGCTTCATCTCCTGTGTCGGCTCTTTCATTCTCGCAG TGTGTCTTCGTATCCAGAtcaacccacagaacaaagggGACTTCCTGTCCATCTCACCGGAGAGAGCCTTTGCTGACTTCCTGGTTGCTCACACCGTCCTGCATCTTGTTGTCATGAACTTCATTGgttga
- the abhd4 gene encoding (Lyso)-N-acylphosphatidylethanolamine lipase — MDPTPTATVPPLQSDCETESSSVWSWWPSWRPTSMSLLKATDSKILSCIQNELWARFVTLPTKDRIWTLTLTNKVAKKPAEQASKTPLVMVHGFGGGVGLWIRNLDSLSRSRTVYAFDLLGFGRSSRPPFPSNADKAEHQFVNSIEHWRQSVGVENMVLLGHSLGGYLATSYAIQYPSRVSHLILVDPWGFPEKPQIQNQEVQGESTELVKRPSAPRWVKAIISVVSLFNPLAVIRAAGPWGPGLVNRFRPDFKRKFEDLFDDDTMTQYIYHCNAQTPSGEVGFRAMAESLGWAKRPMLQRVHLLPSSMPLTMLYGAQSWVDSSSGDKVVQIRGPAHTKVLLINDASHHVYADQPEKFNQVVESICNSVN, encoded by the exons ATGGATCCTACTCCCACCGCGACCGTACCACCGTTGCAAAGCGACTGCGAGACAGA GTCAAGTTCTGTTTGGAGCTGGTGGCCTTCCTGGCGCCCAACATCCATGTCCCTTTTGAAGGCTACAGACAGCAAGATTCTAAGCT GTATTCAAAATGAACTGTGGGCCAGGTTTGTCACCCTTCCAACCAAAGATCGAATATGGACTCTGACCCTCACCAACAAAGTTGCAAAAAAACCTGCAGAGCAAG CTTCCAAAACACCCCTGGTGATGGTCCATGGCTTTGGAGGAGGGGTCGGCCTGTGGATTAGGAACCTGGATTCACTGAGCCGGTCCCGGACTGTTTATGCCTTCGACCTCCTTGGCTTCGGCAGAAGTTCCAGGCCTCCTTTTCCGTCCAACGCTGACAAAGCAGAGCATCAGTTTGTCAACTCCATAGAGCACTGGAGACAGTCTGTAGGTGTGGAAAACATGGTTCTGCTGGGACACAGCCTGGGAGGGTACCTGGCTACATCCTACGCCATCCAGTACCCTTCAAG AGTGTCCCATCTAATCCTGGTTGACCCTTGGGGTTTCCCTGAGAAACCACAGATTCAGAACCAGGAGGTTCAAGGTGAGTCTACAGAGTTGGTGAAGAGGCCGTCTGCACCACGCTGGGTAAAAGCTATCATCTCAGTGGTTTCCCTCTTCAATCCCCTGGCTGTCATCAGAGCAGCAGGCCCGTGGG GTCCAGGCTTGGTGAACAGATTTCGTCCTGATTTCAAAAGGAAATTTGAGGATCTGTTTGATGATGACACAATGACACAGTACATCTACCACTGTAACGCACAGACGCCCAG TGGCGAGGTGGGTTTCCGGGCCATGGCGGAGTCTCTGGGTTGGGCTAAGAGACCCATGCTACAACGAGTCCATCTGCTGCCCAGCTCCATGCCACTCACCATGCTGTATGGAGCCCAGTCCTGGGTTGACAGCTCCTCGGGGGACAAGGTGGTCCAGATTAGGGGCCCTGCTCACACTAAAGTGCTG CTCATAAACGATGCTTCTCACCACGTGTATGCTGATCAACCGGAGAAGTTCAACCAAGTGGTAGAAAGTATATGCAACTCTGTTAACTGA